GCCTGAGCAAACCCACTGCTGCCCACTGATTGGCTCTGCAGCTAAAGCTACAGTCCTCACATGACTCCAACAATAACCCATAACCACAACAAGGCAGCACTACATATGAATGTTATTAATACGGCTACGCACAAATAGCCACTTCCTAaagccattcacacactgagtaaatattaaTCTGACCTGCTGTgtcgtttcagtcggattcatcataaCAACCTGGCAAGAAGAcattcttgttttggaagatgacatctgggAAATTCCTTATTGTAGACATTACTTAAAGAAATGCagcgtttttaaagaagtccctcagtgtttgtctgctctgggtatgtttctcagcctgaaacaCGGGACGGCAGCATGTCATCTCCGCCAACAACATccaaaataagttattttaaaagttgaaatatatAACTGCCAGCTTTGACGTATCTTCAGCATTTTGCTTGcgccaaaaataaatcccatttgatccaccaagacacacacacacacaaaaaaaaactaataatgatccaaataaatgcagtgtttttaaagaagtccctcgatgtttgtctgctccgggtaTGTTTCTCAGCGTGAAACTCAGGATGGCAGCGCTTTGTCTCCGCCAACAGCATCCAGAATAAATGATAGGTGAAAGAGAACTTCACTGATTCGTCGTCTTCTTCTATTGAGTTTAATGGTGGTTTGCAAACTGACGTGCATACCACCatcaactgtttgggtgtggagcgTTAATGGAGTCTAACATCCTTGCTGAGTCATTGTAAGCAGAATTCATTTcaagaatgaaaaaaataatgGTATCAACcagttaccattattttaaataaatgattctgttctggaacataaaaaatataaagtttctggtttCATTTTTGTTCCGAGCAAAATACCAAAAGTTTCTGGTTTGTTTTCGttccatgaaccagttcaaagcctTGGGTTCCATCTGAAGTTTCAACATTTACAAAGGAAATACACGTTCAAACCACCCAAAACTGACTAGGGAAAGTGTATCTTAACTTTTTACTGGTAGTGtacatttaaaaagtattttaaattacttttcgtCTCAGGATTCAGTGTGATGTTCTGAAAAGGATGCATTTGATCATTTGAGGAATGGCTTTAAATTTTCTTTGTGAAAGACACTAAACTTAAACTCTTAAATCTTCAATAAAATGATTTGAATTGTTTGATAAGAGTGTGGGTGTGTTGAGAATGAGCAACATGGTCCTTTGTTGATGTTGTTACCTTTTTTTCTTCTCACAGCTGAAACTCTCCTGGGAGCTTCTGCTTCTGAAACACAGCAAACGTGACTGAGACGTCTCAACATCACCACCGACAGCCcagcagcttctcacacacacaaacctcttTTGGTTGCAGCCTTGGTGACTGGCTGTTTGGCAGAATGCAAGCAGGGACACACTGGAACCACAAAGACAACGGTAAGACCACACTGAAGGAGAACATGAACTAGCTCCCTGCTCTCGTCCTTCCTGACCTGTGGGGACAGACTTTGCTGTGTCTTCCTCAGGTTCAGGCAACGGTTTCATCACATCCACTGTTGCCTTTTCCTCATCGCTATCTTCGTCATACTCCTCTTTTTCATCATCAGCTTCGGGTTTTGGTGGCGCGGTCAACGGCTCCTCTTCATCTTCCTGCTCATCCTCGTCCACAGGAGCAACACGTTGACCTGTAACTGATCCAACAGGTAAGTTTTAATGTAGTTCCTGAAGTCTAAATGAAGCATTTTTCCACCTTTGACCAGTGGGATTGACTCGCTAACTAGAAGCACATTCATTAGAACGTAACACTTGCAAATGCAAACAAAATGAAAGACACATTTGTAGTATTCCAGAAATGTAAAGCATTTATCCAGTTTAATCTGGTCTCcaggtgtgtgcatgtgcaagTTCTCCACCTATAACAAAACAACCCAGTCATGGCTTGAAGTATGTAGAAATTCAAGATGTTTTTATGCAGTATAACAATTATATTATCACAGAAGAGGTATTATTTAAATTTCTTTGATTTATTTTGAAAGAATTGAAAAAATTGGAATCTATATTGTGTGTAGTGCCCACACGTGTTCTGCTGTGGAGAAGGCTGGGCTCCACATGCTGTACGTACAGTATAAGTATGTTTCTTTCTGCTCTTGTCTCTCCTATCTGCAGTTCAGTCAAAGAATTGCAGAATTTTTGTCACGTGACAGTTGGTCTCGGTCGACTCGTACAAGGCTTCAGTCGCACTGAAGAGTgcagaatgttttatttttttaacatgatCTGATCATGCAGAAGACTTACATTTGGTGGAATGGCAtagaataaaataattattttacgttTATATTTGGTTACTTTTTGTAAGAAAATATGTTCTAACCTGCCAGCAGGTTAGAAGTTTCTGTGCAACTTCTAACCTTCTTGTTGCTATTTTATGGGTATCGACCACAACATTTTACGGTTTGTTCTGtcagagcaaatatttgcatgaaCTTTTGTTCTGTAATCAAACACCCTGATGTGTAATTATAGTGAAAGAACCTTTTAAAATTTCCCACCTTTCTTCTGAGAAGTGTTTGAAAGGAAGTAGTGAGTTTTGTTCTTAAGTTAAACTGGAGCCGTGTCTCAGCCTTAATGTTCGACCACGTGTGTGTACAGAAACTAAGACTGACTGACTCATATATTCACCAAATATCTCTGCATCCGTCTCCTCAGTCTCATCGTCATCCACCTGTGTGACGTCATCGTCTTCCTCCTCTGTCTCTGCCTCAGGCTttgctgcctcctgctggacagtAAAAgctgctgcaggggctgctggaaaTAAACAGCACTGTTAATGCATACAGTCAGTGTGCACGTCAGGATATTCTGGTCTACGTGTCGGAGGTATGTTGGCTCCCTCCAGAGTGCACACCTCTGACATCACAGACGATCTGGACGTAGTCCTGACTTAAATCACATTGAATTTGGTCGTAATCAGTCATGCAGCATGTACACTGTATTACTTTGCATTTACAGACATAATAATTTGGGAGAAACGACCTACCTTTtaatttaaaatgaaaataacataaaatacaacCCCCGTTTTACTCCCTCGCCATCAGTATTACCCTCCacgcacagtttttttttctagaAAACCTTAATATGCCAGAAGGAAATAAGGTAAAGTCTACCTTTTAGCAATGTgtcttcttcatcatcatcttcatctgtGAAGGACTCTGATGTGATCTCATCTCCTTCATCTACGTCAGTGAGGGATTCTTTCATCTCTGGATGTTCTTGGTCGAAGGTGAATTCCAGTGAGCTGGTGTCAACATCTTCATCTTCTTCACTGGTCGTATCATCAGACACATCAGTGCTGGAGACAAAGTCGTCATCTTCGTCCTCATCACCCAGCACACCACTGTCCAGACTCTCAAAGTGAAGAATGTCACCATCCTCTTCTTCATCTTCATCATGGATGTCTTCTTTGGTGACATCTTCGAGTTTGTCCAGAGCAGTGCTTTCACTGCTTTTTTCAACATGGACATCTCTTTCAAAGTCATTTTTGACATCAATGTCCTCCTCCTCGTCTTCATCGTCTGCAAATTGATCAGAGGACCCAACAGAGATGTCCTTGTCTGATTGGTCCACACGATCATCATCTTCAGTGTCTTCTACAGGAAGAGGAGGAAGgtgatcatcaccatcatcataagcAGGAGAAACATCTATATCATCAGCATCAGACAGTGGAAAGCTGTCAGTTAATTTAACATCGTCTTCGTCATCACCAGTGTCAGTCTCGTCTTCCTCAGTAGACAGAGGTGTTGACTCACTGACGTCTGAAATGTCACTGAATGCATCATCACTGCTGTCTTCATCAAGAGCAACGTATGATTCTGAAGACACCTCTGTCTCCTCTTCTTCAGAGGTAGAAACAGCTTCAGGAGAAACTTGAACTTCATCCTCAGCAGCTGCAGGTTCTTCTGAAGATTCCTCCACATCATCTTCCTCCTCTTTCTCCTGCTTATACTCGGGGACATCTTTTTCATCTCCTGCCTCTTCTTTCACGTCATGTTCATCATCTTCATCGCTTTCAGGAGGAGCTGCATCAGGGTACTTTGTGTCAGGCTCATCTTCATCTCCCATCTCTTCCtccttttcttcttcctcctccagaTCTTCACCTTCATactcttcttcctcctccccttccagttcttcctcttcttctaatccttcctcctcctcttcatactcttcttcttcttctgtatagtattcttcctcctcttcttcagcaGCCTCCACTTCATCTCCTTCCTCCTCGTGCTCCTTTGTTGGAACCACTGCTTGCTTCTCAGCTTGCATCCCTATAACTATAAGAAACGTGTGTATGAGCTGATGTAGACACGGGTTCCTGCTCTCGTTTGACTGAGAATAATTAAAACATTGTTGAACTTGAAAGAAAACCGAAAACTATTCTCGTAAAGAGAAGAGCGGTCCACCGGTGCACGCTTCTTAGAGATGCCATTGTTATGATTGACCAAACATCAGGGAGTGAAGAAAACCTGGAAGAATATAGATGGACTTTGCAAGATGAATTTATGATGAATAGATAAAATAATCTGCAGTTTAATGAGGTTCAGTGTTTgcagaatgaaaaaaaacaaacatttgtagCAGAAATAAACCGACTGAAGTTTGGAGGGAAAAACTGAAAGAGGGTGTCAGGGGTGTTTTTTGACCTAAGAAATAAAGCAAGGTAAGATCTGCAGTGGTGTAAGAGACTGAGACACAGGCAGTGAAGGGAGTGCAAGAGAACAAGGTGGATCTGTGGAGTTAAAACGCTGAACAGAGTAAAAAGTCAGAAGATCAGAGGAACAAGAAGACTAGAAGAAAAGTATGAGAAAGTACTGAAAACTTTAGGTGGTTTAGACGTGATGAAAAAAGACAAATGCGTCCGAAAAAGAGGAATAA
The sequence above is drawn from the Thalassophryne amazonica chromosome 21, fThaAma1.1, whole genome shotgun sequence genome and encodes:
- the LOC117502810 gene encoding probable serine/threonine-protein kinase kinX; amino-acid sequence: MGDEDEPDTKYPDAAPPESDEDDEHDVKEEAGDEKDVPEYKQEKEEEDDVEESSEEPAAAEDEVQVSPEAVSTSEEEETEVSSESYVALDEDSSDDAFSDISDVSESTPLSTEEDETDTGDDEDDVKLTDSFPLSDADDIDVSPAYDDGDDHLPPLPVEDTEDDDRVDQSDKDISVGSSDQFADDEDEEEDIDVKNDFERDVHVEKSSESTALDKLEDVTKEDIHDEDEEEDGDILHFESLDSGVLGDEDEDDDFVSSTDVSDDTTSEEDEDVDTSSLEFTFDQEHPEMKESLTDVDEGDEITSESFTDEDDDEEDTLLKAPAAAFTVQQEAAKPEAETEEEDDDVTQVDDDETEETDAEIFVTGQRVAPVDEDEQEDEEEPLTAPPKPEADDEKEEYDEDSDEEKATVDVMKPLPEPEEDTAKSVPTVCPCLHSAKQPVTKAATKREAEAPRRVSAVRRKKDQHITKMGEKPKRKVLPRIAILEPKVKRIRSLPGLLKATRETKAKISKTGTQKQAEDTESGQEVGPCRPAPVYCPSPPGWYVHHIVTDNPYPPQTISAPSAPIVTTHPAAPQMQPQYQQPLPYVQYQPYLQPVQPPVQPPPEPIQPVHPAATDQAPPVQPEIQAPPAEAPAAASIHEPETDDEDLKAASTEKAAKKKTTVASPKKESTAVKEKTKTGNSFFTFKNI